A single region of the Palaemon carinicauda isolate YSFRI2023 chromosome 17, ASM3689809v2, whole genome shotgun sequence genome encodes:
- the LOC137656224 gene encoding SCAN domain-containing protein 3-like → MSHDIKDQVIAAIKKSGHFSLQLDESTDVSDDAQLMTYVRYQGPEDMEEEFLFCRPLQTRTTGKNLFMKVVPSFKEEGLLWRQCYSVCCDGAPVMLGARQGFIARVKQENPSVVVVHCLLHQNTLNYSWVRNPLHIEAEDLPDEIANISKLQEELIEIQNDATSHYDFKRLKESLSSFWIKVHKEKPNLGGEALKTLIPFATTFLCEAGFSALTVIKTKYRNHLQPEDDLRCILSTKSPRFEELTKTIQCQESH, encoded by the exons ATGTCACATGACATAAAAGACCAGGTGATTGCAGCAATAAAAAAGAGTGGGCACTTTAGTCTCCAGCTGGACGAGTCAACTGATGTTAGTGATGATGCCCAACTCATGACATACGTACGATATCAAGGTCCAGAAGATATGGAAGAAGAGTTTCTGTTTTGCCGGCCATTGCAAACCAGAACTACTGGAAAAAACCTTTTCATGAAGGTAGTTCCATCCTTCAAGGAAGAAGGACTTCTCTGGAGGCAGTGTTACAGTGTTTGTTGTGATGGAGCACCAGTAATGTTAGGAGCACGTCAGGGCTTCATCGCGCGTGTTAAGCAAGAAAATCCGAGTGTGGTGGTTGTTCACTGTCTACTTCACC AAAATACGCTGAACTATAGTTGGGTAAGAAACCCTCTACACATTGAAGCTGAAGACTTGCCTGATGAAATTGCAAACATCAGCAAGCTACAGGAGGAGCTTATCGAGATCCAGAATGACGCAACATCTCATTACGATTTCAAAAGGTTAAAGGAATCACTGAGCTCATTTTGGATCAAAGTTCACAAAGAAAAGCCCAATCTTGGAGGTGAAGCCCTGAAAACGCTAATTCCCTTTGCTACAACCTTCCTTTGTGAGGCAGGATTTTCAGCCCTCACAGTCATAAAGACAAAATACAGAAACCATTTGCAACCAGAGGATGACCTAAGATGCATCCTATCAACAAAATCACCAAGATTTGAAGAGCTGACCAAAACAATCCAGTGTCAAGAATCTCATTGA